The following are encoded in a window of Clostridia bacterium genomic DNA:
- the rimP gene encoding ribosome maturation factor RimP: MSKISQYVEQLVRPIAESLGLYLVEVNYVKQFDGMHLIVVIDKKEGVGIVDCEALHRAIDQPLDDLNPTDDQSYILNVSSPGLDRAIVTEWDFQKNSGKQVVVKLYAPYLGHKQYVGLLVSQTDEDVTILVDNKPITFKKSLTAKITPYIEF; this comes from the coding sequence ATGAGTAAAATTAGTCAATATGTCGAACAACTTGTAAGGCCAATAGCCGAAAGTTTAGGACTATATTTAGTAGAAGTTAATTATGTTAAGCAATTTGACGGAATGCACTTAATTGTCGTTATCGACAAGAAAGAGGGCGTTGGAATTGTCGATTGCGAAGCCTTGCATAGAGCTATTGACCAGCCCTTAGACGACCTTAACCCTACTGACGACCAGTCCTATATTCTAAACGTTTCTTCTCCCGGTTTAGACCGTGCTATTGTAACCGAATGGGATTTTCAAAAAAACAGTGGCAAACAAGTTGTAGTCAAGCTGTACGCTCCTTACCTAGGTCATAAGCAATATGTCGGCTTGTTGGTATCTCAAACTGACGAAGACGTTACAATATTAGTAGATAATAAACCAATCACATTTAAGAAGTCACTTACGGCAAAAATAACGCCGTATATAGAGTTTTAA
- the frr gene encoding ribosome recycling factor — MVYANETIELIFMDVDERIAKSIDYMKSEFSLMRAGRANPKLVEKILVDYYGAPTPISQMANISNPEARLLVISVWDKSMLSKVEKAIFAANIGVTPQNDGIVIRLVFPELNQERRLELVKSVKKLTEEAKVAVRNVRRDAMESLKKIKNEKTISEDLIESYEDEIDKIVAKQIEAIELLGKNKEADCLVV, encoded by the coding sequence ATGGTTTACGCTAACGAAACAATTGAATTAATCTTTATGGACGTTGATGAAAGAATTGCCAAGTCCATAGACTATATGAAGAGTGAATTTTCCCTTATGCGAGCAGGCAGGGCTAACCCTAAGCTAGTTGAAAAAATTCTTGTCGACTACTATGGCGCTCCAACTCCTATTTCGCAAATGGCAAACATTTCTAACCCAGAAGCAAGACTTCTAGTCATTTCCGTGTGGGACAAATCTATGTTAAGCAAGGTCGAAAAAGCTATTTTTGCTGCAAATATCGGCGTCACGCCTCAAAACGACGGCATAGTAATTAGACTTGTTTTTCCTGAGCTTAACCAAGAACGTAGGCTTGAATTAGTTAAATCTGTTAAAAAACTTACCGAAGAAGCCAAAGTTGCAGTTAGAAATGTTCGCAGAGACGCTATGGAAAGTCTAAAAAAGATTAAAAATGAAAAGACTATATCCGAAGACTTAATTGAATCTTACGAAGACGAGATTGACAAAATCGTGGCTAAACAAATCGAAGCGATTGAACTTCTTGGCAAGAACAAAGAGGCGGATTGTTTAGTAGTTTAA
- the ispG gene encoding flavodoxin-dependent (E)-4-hydroxy-3-methylbut-2-enyl-diphosphate synthase, with protein MRRITKEINIGSVVIGGNNKIAVQSMTNTKTRDIDATLLQIEQLKRVNCDIVRLAVFCQEDANALSKIVSSCSLPIVADIHFNAQFALKSIESGVAKIRINPGNFPKESLNYIIDSAKEHNTAIRIGVNSGSLDKDLLSKGLSQQEVFLSGISQYIDMFEQRKFTKLVLSAKSTSVSQTIAVNCALSQKFDYPLHIGLTEAGVMQYGIVKNTLAISTLLSQGIGDTIRVSLTENPIEEVIVARNILQECGYPQQKVDLVSCPMCGRCQIDLVSVAKQVYDYVKNINVQLKIAVMGCEVNGPGECASAELGLAGGRQISFFKKGVIYKKVDKKDAVKLFLQEIDKLVIEKQLNSK; from the coding sequence ATGAGAAGGATTACCAAAGAAATTAATATCGGGAGCGTTGTAATAGGCGGAAACAACAAAATAGCCGTTCAGTCTATGACAAACACTAAGACAAGAGATATAGACGCTACACTTCTACAAATTGAACAGCTTAAAAGAGTCAACTGCGATATAGTTAGGCTTGCTGTTTTTTGTCAAGAAGACGCAAATGCCTTGTCTAAAATTGTAAGCTCTTGCTCTTTGCCCATTGTCGCCGATATACATTTTAACGCTCAGTTTGCTTTAAAGTCTATCGAAAGCGGTGTGGCAAAAATTCGTATAAATCCCGGTAATTTTCCAAAAGAGTCTTTAAATTATATTATAGATTCGGCAAAAGAACACAATACAGCTATAAGAATAGGCGTAAATAGCGGTTCTCTCGACAAAGACCTACTTTCAAAAGGGTTAAGCCAGCAAGAAGTTTTTTTATCGGGCATTTCTCAATACATAGATATGTTTGAGCAACGCAAATTTACAAAACTTGTTTTGTCGGCAAAAAGCACCTCAGTTAGTCAAACAATAGCTGTAAATTGCGCTCTTTCTCAAAAATTTGATTATCCGTTACATATCGGGCTTACCGAAGCCGGCGTTATGCAATACGGAATAGTTAAAAACACTTTGGCAATTTCTACTTTGCTCAGTCAAGGCATAGGGGATACCATTAGAGTTTCGCTTACCGAAAATCCAATCGAAGAAGTAATCGTAGCTAGAAATATTCTTCAAGAATGTGGTTATCCACAGCAAAAAGTTGACCTTGTGTCTTGCCCAATGTGTGGAAGATGCCAAATTGACTTAGTTTCGGTTGCAAAACAAGTATACGATTATGTAAAAAATATTAATGTTCAACTAAAAATAGCCGTTATGGGTTGCGAAGTCAACGGACCGGGCGAATGCGCAAGTGCCGAACTAGGTCTTGCCGGCGGTAGACAAATTTCATTTTTTAAAAAAGGCGTTATTTACAAAAAAGTTGATAAAAAAGACGCAGTAAAGCTTTTTTTACAAGAGATTGACAAACTTGTGATTGAAAAACAATTAAATTCTAAATAA
- a CDS encoding aminotransferase class V-fold PLP-dependent enzyme, whose amino-acid sequence MKVYFDNSATTQLDSQVFEAMKPYFCDNFGNADSLHSFGKVCSIAIDKARLSVAKAINAMPNEVYFTGSGSEANNWAIKGTMYARANKGKHIIISTIEHHSILNCVEWLAKNGFEASYAPVDEFGFVKVDELTKLIRPDTVLISIMYANNEVGSIQPIEQISALAHSKGILMHADCVQAMGSIPVDVHKLGVDLATISAHKFYGPKGVGALYIRNGLIIDKLIIGGGQERAQRGGTSNTPAIVGMGRAIEIATSTLQENAKYIASIRDYFVSLVQEKIPFIRFNGTANTAVRLPSNANFCFRYIEGDGLLTLLDFAGIAVSSGSACSSQSLLPSHVLLAMGVDIVDAHGSIRFSFGKHNTMQEVDYCVEVLAESVEKLRNISPLFKLSQGEKINV is encoded by the coding sequence ATGAAAGTTTATTTTGATAATTCGGCAACAACACAATTAGATAGCCAAGTTTTCGAGGCTATGAAACCATATTTTTGCGATAATTTCGGCAACGCCGACAGCCTACATTCTTTTGGTAAAGTTTGTTCTATTGCAATCGACAAAGCAAGATTAAGCGTAGCGAAAGCAATTAACGCAATGCCCAACGAAGTGTATTTTACCGGTTCGGGTAGCGAGGCTAACAACTGGGCTATTAAAGGAACAATGTACGCTAGGGCAAACAAAGGCAAACATATAATAATATCTACAATCGAACACCATTCTATTTTAAATTGCGTAGAATGGCTTGCGAAAAATGGTTTTGAGGCTAGTTATGCTCCCGTAGACGAATTTGGCTTTGTCAAAGTAGACGAACTTACTAAATTAATTCGTCCCGATACCGTATTAATTTCAATAATGTACGCTAACAATGAAGTTGGGTCTATTCAACCTATCGAACAAATTTCGGCTTTGGCTCACTCTAAGGGTATATTAATGCACGCCGACTGCGTTCAAGCTATGGGCTCTATCCCAGTTGACGTTCACAAACTTGGCGTTGACCTAGCTACCATTTCGGCTCATAAATTCTACGGACCTAAGGGTGTTGGCGCTCTCTATATTCGCAACGGTTTAATTATCGACAAACTAATCATAGGCGGAGGACAAGAAAGAGCGCAAAGAGGAGGCACGAGCAATACGCCAGCTATCGTTGGAATGGGTAGAGCTATTGAAATAGCGACCTCGACCCTACAAGAAAACGCTAAATATATAGCAAGTATAAGAGATTATTTTGTATCCCTAGTTCAAGAAAAAATTCCGTTTATTCGTTTTAATGGAACAGCAAACACAGCCGTTAGACTACCGAGCAATGCAAACTTTTGTTTTAGATATATTGAAGGCGACGGTTTGCTTACATTGCTTGATTTTGCCGGAATTGCAGTTTCTAGCGGTTCGGCTTGTTCGTCGCAAAGCTTGCTACCTTCGCACGTTTTACTTGCTATGGGGGTAGATATTGTTGACGCTCACGGTTCGATTAGATTTTCCTTTGGCAAACACAACACAATGCAAGAAGTTGATTACTGCGTAGAAGTTCTTGCCGAAAGCGTAGAAAAATTACGCAACATTTCACCATTATTTAAATTATCACAAGGAGAAAAGATAAATGTATAA
- a CDS encoding 1-deoxy-D-xylulose-5-phosphate reductoisomerase yields MRRIAILGSTGSIGKQVLEVVASHKQDFRVISLTAYSNAELLQEQALKFLPTYLGLVASDGKECLTKAVEQNIDLAIFATSGIDSLDAFIYCLLHNIDIAVANKEIIVCGGDLIARMRKNSLSKVFPIDSEHSAIWQCADGKPIQKITITASGGSFYNELSSRLEFITYDQAKKHPKWNMGADITIDSNTMFNKTMEVLEAHFLFDVPISNIDIVVHPQCIVHSFVQFVDGSTLAQLAQPDMRLPIQYALTYPTRIKSQAQDLKLTELRELNFLPLDKEKFPCSVLCYNQQCNSGIMPTVMVASCLALRKLFEKKKIHFTDFYKNILFVADSFYPSLKSMEVTKDNIFKVYSLAYKFLMDYYEEK; encoded by the coding sequence ATGAGAAGAATTGCAATTTTAGGTAGCACAGGCTCTATTGGAAAACAAGTATTAGAAGTTGTGGCGTCACATAAACAAGATTTTCGTGTTATTTCGCTTACGGCTTACTCTAACGCCGAGTTATTGCAGGAGCAAGCTCTTAAATTTTTGCCTACATATTTGGGGTTAGTTGCTAGTGACGGCAAGGAATGTTTGACTAAGGCGGTTGAACAAAATATTGACCTTGCAATATTTGCGACAAGCGGAATCGACTCTCTTGACGCTTTTATTTATTGTTTGCTTCACAACATTGACATAGCTGTCGCAAACAAGGAAATTATAGTTTGCGGGGGCGACCTAATCGCCAGAATGAGGAAAAATAGTCTTAGCAAAGTTTTTCCCATAGACAGCGAACATTCGGCGATATGGCAATGCGCCGACGGAAAACCTATACAAAAAATTACAATCACAGCTAGCGGTGGTAGTTTTTATAACGAACTTTCAAGTAGACTTGAATTTATCACTTACGACCAAGCTAAAAAACACCCAAAGTGGAATATGGGCGCAGATATAACAATAGACTCAAATACAATGTTTAATAAGACTATGGAAGTTCTCGAAGCGCATTTTTTATTTGACGTTCCTATTTCAAACATTGATATTGTAGTACACCCACAATGTATAGTTCATTCTTTTGTTCAATTTGTTGACGGTTCAACGCTAGCGCAACTTGCCCAACCCGATATGAGATTGCCGATACAATACGCATTAACTTACCCGACAAGAATTAAATCGCAAGCGCAAGACCTTAAACTTACCGAACTTAGAGAGCTAAACTTTTTGCCTCTTGACAAGGAAAAATTCCCTTGTTCGGTTTTATGTTACAATCAACAATGTAACAGTGGCATAATGCCTACTGTTATGGTCGCAAGTTGCCTTGCTCTAAGAAAATTATTTGAAAAGAAGAAGATACATTTTACCGACTTTTATAAAAATATTCTTTTTGTTGCCGATTCTTTTTACCCGAGTTTAAAGTCAATGGAAGTAACAAAAGACAATATTTTTAAAGTTTATAGTTTGGCTTACAAATTTCTTATGGATTATTATGAGGAGAAATAA
- a CDS encoding iron-sulfur cluster assembly scaffold protein, whose product MYNDKVLEVFAHPKNVGVIDNADAIGTVGNATCGDIMSISLKIDNDIITDAKFQTYGCTAAIATSSVATEMVKGMTLDQALDLKNASIVEYLEGLPPQKIHCSVLAEEAIKTAIAQYREKNSTAK is encoded by the coding sequence ATGTATAACGATAAAGTATTAGAGGTCTTTGCTCACCCTAAAAATGTAGGCGTAATTGATAACGCCGACGCTATCGGCACAGTAGGCAACGCTACTTGTGGCGATATTATGAGTATTTCTCTAAAAATCGATAACGACATTATTACCGACGCAAAATTTCAAACTTATGGCTGTACAGCTGCAATAGCTACCAGTTCGGTTGCTACCGAGATGGTAAAGGGAATGACCTTAGACCAAGCCTTAGACCTTAAAAACGCCTCAATAGTCGAATATTTAGAGGGGCTTCCGCCTCAAAAAATACACTGCTCGGTGCTTGCGGAAGAAGCTATTAAAACGGCTATCGCTCAATATAGAGAAAAAAACTCTACTGCGAAATAA
- the tsf gene encoding translation elongation factor Ts gives MAEFTNQDIMKLRETTGVGMMDCKKALVATAGNFDEAIKYLREKGIASAAKKASRIAAEGVVGSYIHMGGKIGVLLEVNCETDFVARSEQFTDLVHNLCMQIAATRPEVVSIEDVSQEKIESEKEILIAQAKNEPKPKPEAIIQKMVDGRIKKYYTEVCLLEQPYVKNDEITIKELINQTIAAVGEKISIRRFTCYQMGEGLEKRSTDFAKEIAEQLESINK, from the coding sequence ATGGCAGAATTTACCAATCAAGATATAATGAAATTACGTGAAACTACCGGCGTAGGTATGATGGATTGCAAGAAGGCTCTTGTTGCCACAGCCGGCAATTTTGACGAAGCAATTAAATATTTAAGAGAAAAAGGCATAGCCTCAGCAGCTAAAAAAGCAAGCCGTATCGCAGCAGAAGGCGTTGTAGGCAGTTATATCCACATGGGTGGCAAAATAGGCGTGTTGCTTGAAGTCAACTGCGAAACAGATTTTGTCGCTCGTAGCGAACAATTTACCGACCTTGTTCACAACCTATGTATGCAAATTGCAGCGACAAGACCCGAAGTTGTTTCAATCGAAGACGTTTCCCAAGAAAAAATTGAAAGCGAAAAAGAAATTCTTATTGCGCAGGCTAAAAACGAGCCTAAGCCTAAGCCCGAAGCTATTATTCAAAAAATGGTTGATGGTCGTATTAAAAAATATTACACCGAAGTTTGTTTACTCGAACAACCTTATGTAAAGAATGATGAAATTACTATTAAAGAGTTAATTAATCAAACAATAGCCGCCGTAGGCGAGAAAATATCAATTAGAAGATTTACTTGTTACCAGATGGGCGAGGGACTTGAAAAGAGGTCAACAGACTTTGCAAAAGAAATTGCCGAACAATTAGAATCTATCAACAAATAA
- a CDS encoding site-2 protease family protein, translated as MTFLLSVTVGQVFAKIGYILIALLVLMFMITIHELGHYTFGKLLKFKITEFSIGMGPKIFQKKHKTTDEKFSIRAIPLGGYCSFDGEDEEKLNSPDAFNNQKPWKRLIVLFGGVLFNFVSAILIAIIAFSCFGEYRLTTYTIYETSPNYDNNTIQLGDIILGINGKDIYFPADYTELIQESGDSASVTVFRPTDKTAPVTKISDKQGEILTLLNVKIYTYKIIGEDGKEKTYNDFGIRVKSSAERIVTPFFQSFGRGFVFCGKVGTVVLKTLGQLITGVIGIESVGGPITTIDMIASIVAVDFTSILFLIVLISVNLAVFNLLPLPALDGCRMIFVLIEWIRGKPINRKVESWIHAVGIILLLAFVIFIDVFKWF; from the coding sequence ATGACATTTCTTTTAAGCGTTACGGTTGGTCAAGTCTTTGCTAAAATAGGCTATATTTTAATTGCCTTATTAGTATTGATGTTTATGATTACTATACACGAACTTGGACATTATACTTTTGGAAAACTTTTAAAATTTAAAATTACCGAGTTTTCTATTGGTATGGGGCCCAAAATATTTCAAAAAAAACATAAAACAACCGATGAAAAGTTTTCAATTAGGGCAATTCCTCTTGGCGGATATTGTTCTTTTGACGGCGAAGACGAAGAAAAATTAAATAGTCCCGACGCTTTTAATAATCAAAAACCTTGGAAAAGACTGATTGTTCTTTTTGGCGGAGTTTTGTTTAACTTTGTTTCTGCAATTTTAATTGCAATTATAGCTTTTTCTTGTTTTGGCGAATATAGACTTACAACTTACACTATTTATGAAACTTCGCCTAACTACGACAATAACACAATTCAATTAGGCGATATTATCTTAGGTATTAATGGCAAAGATATATATTTTCCTGCCGACTATACCGAATTAATTCAAGAATCTGGCGATTCTGCAAGCGTAACGGTATTTAGACCTACTGATAAAACTGCGCCCGTTACCAAAATAAGCGATAAACAAGGCGAAATTCTCACCCTTTTAAACGTTAAAATCTATACCTATAAGATTATCGGCGAAGACGGCAAGGAAAAGACCTATAACGACTTTGGAATACGAGTAAAGAGTAGCGCCGAACGTATTGTTACGCCATTTTTCCAATCGTTTGGCAGGGGCTTTGTCTTTTGCGGTAAAGTAGGAACGGTTGTTCTCAAAACATTAGGTCAACTAATTACCGGCGTAATCGGGATAGAGAGCGTAGGCGGGCCAATAACTACGATTGATATGATAGCTAGCATAGTCGCAGTAGACTTTACCAGCATTCTTTTCTTAATAGTCCTTATTTCGGTCAACCTTGCGGTATTTAATTTATTGCCTCTACCCGCTCTTGACGGGTGTAGAATGATATTTGTGCTAATCGAATGGATAAGGGGCAAACCCATTAATCGCAAAGTTGAGTCGTGGATACACGCTGTCGGTATAATTCTTTTGCTTGCCTTTGTAATATTTATTGACGTATTTAAATGGTTTTAG
- a CDS encoding phosphatidate cytidylyltransferase, which produces MIQKRIFMSTLIMIVFVGMILLGEFVDRYYVSFFLCAVIGICILETRKALGPKIPDELSWLVWSYAIVFGIPYFWFGYTGIVLFSLLIFIIGCAITIFKNLPEGSLQNFAFVLIYPALLLSTLFYINKSASSVEIGPGNPMFDNGYIVDSLRGEQLLPLNTVGLALVFAISCMSDVCALIFGVLFGKHKLAPVISPNKTVEGAIGGVFGGIVGAGLVFFLFEALPLMNVHWFKAGIPLSMPMKIICYLLMGIFGSICTQIGDLLASYVKRHCGIKDYSHLLGSHGGFMDRFDGIMLNSVFVAVIWTFIL; this is translated from the coding sequence ATGATACAAAAGAGAATTTTTATGTCGACGCTCATTATGATTGTATTTGTTGGTATGATACTACTAGGAGAATTTGTCGATAGATATTATGTTTCATTTTTCTTGTGCGCAGTCATAGGCATCTGCATACTAGAAACTAGAAAAGCGCTCGGTCCAAAGATACCCGACGAACTTAGTTGGCTAGTTTGGTCGTACGCAATCGTCTTTGGCATACCTTACTTTTGGTTTGGTTATACCGGTATTGTTTTATTTAGCTTACTTATATTTATTATCGGTTGCGCTATTACCATATTTAAAAATTTACCTGAGGGTTCGCTACAAAATTTTGCTTTTGTATTGATTTATCCTGCATTACTTCTTTCAACATTGTTTTATATCAACAAATCAGCAAGTTCGGTAGAAATAGGGCCGGGTAATCCTATGTTTGATAACGGTTATATTGTAGATTCGTTAAGAGGCGAACAACTTTTACCTTTAAATACAGTAGGACTTGCGTTAGTATTCGCTATTTCTTGTATGTCGGACGTATGCGCTTTAATCTTTGGCGTATTGTTTGGCAAACACAAGCTTGCTCCCGTTATATCGCCTAACAAAACAGTCGAGGGCGCTATTGGCGGAGTGTTTGGCGGTATTGTTGGCGCCGGACTTGTGTTTTTCTTATTTGAAGCCTTACCGCTTATGAATGTTCATTGGTTTAAAGCAGGTATACCGCTTAGTATGCCTATGAAAATAATATGTTATCTTTTAATGGGTATATTTGGCTCGATTTGCACTCAAATAGGCGACCTGCTTGCTAGCTATGTAAAACGGCATTGCGGTATTAAAGATTACAGCCACCTTTTAGGCTCTCACGGAGGATTTATGGATAGGTTTGACGGCATAATGCTCAACAGCGTGTTTGTTGCGGTAATATGGACGTTTATCCTATAA
- the uppS gene encoding polyprenyl diphosphate synthase — translation MTPSHIAFIMDGNGRWAKLRGLPRKEGHKEGLETVHKVIDNCLEFGIKYVSLFVFSTENWKRPKTEVDGLFSLACRYLDSFNDESGKIRIIFTGSYNSLPQTLVNKINKTVENTCNNNDITVNLCLNYGGRAEIVETANKFIQLGKRVSEKQFTQTILNELPEIDFVVRTGGQMRLSNFMLYSCAYAELYFTDCLWPDFDKQQLCTALEIYRKRIRNFGGVKE, via the coding sequence ATGACGCCTAGTCACATAGCTTTTATTATGGACGGTAATGGTAGGTGGGCAAAATTAAGAGGTCTACCACGCAAAGAAGGTCACAAAGAAGGACTTGAAACTGTTCATAAAGTTATTGATAATTGCCTAGAATTTGGCATAAAATATGTAAGTCTATTTGTGTTTTCGACCGAAAATTGGAAACGCCCGAAAACCGAAGTTGACGGGCTGTTTAGTTTGGCTTGTCGTTATCTCGACAGCTTTAACGACGAATCGGGCAAAATTCGCATTATTTTTACTGGTAGTTACAATTCTTTACCGCAAACATTAGTAAACAAAATTAACAAAACAGTTGAGAATACTTGCAATAACAATGATATTACAGTTAACTTGTGTTTAAATTATGGCGGTAGGGCGGAAATTGTTGAAACTGCAAATAAATTTATTCAACTAGGCAAAAGAGTAAGCGAGAAACAATTTACTCAAACTATATTAAATGAACTTCCCGAAATAGACTTTGTTGTCCGTACGGGCGGACAAATGAGGCTAAGCAATTTTATGTTATATTCGTGCGCATACGCCGAATTATACTTTACAGATTGCCTTTGGCCAGACTTTGACAAACAACAACTTTGTACGGCATTAGAAATATATCGTAAGAGGATACGTAATTTTGGAGGGGTAAAAGAATAA
- the pyrH gene encoding UMP kinase — translation MLKYKRIVLKISGEALAGGKGFGIDNNAVDSIVEQLKTLYEQGLQIGLVVGGGNFWRGRQGEQMDRAVADHMGMLATVINALAIQDALEAKLIPVRVQTSLEIKQVAEPYILRKALSHLQKGRIVIFACGTGSPYFTTDTAAALRSAELHADCLLCAKAVDGVYSSDPKIDITAKKYSTISYMDVISKNLHALDTTAISMCMENKIPILVFALADKNSIINAVEGKNIGTIIE, via the coding sequence ATGCTAAAATATAAGAGAATTGTTTTAAAAATTAGCGGTGAAGCGCTTGCGGGCGGTAAAGGCTTTGGTATCGACAATAATGCCGTAGACTCAATAGTCGAACAGCTTAAAACTCTTTACGAGCAAGGTTTGCAAATTGGTCTTGTTGTCGGCGGAGGTAACTTTTGGCGTGGTAGGCAAGGCGAACAAATGGATAGGGCGGTAGCCGACCACATGGGTATGCTTGCAACCGTTATAAACGCCTTAGCTATTCAAGACGCTCTTGAAGCTAAACTTATTCCCGTAAGAGTGCAAACTTCCCTAGAAATTAAACAAGTAGCCGAACCATATATTTTGCGTAAAGCCCTTAGTCACCTACAAAAAGGTCGCATAGTAATATTTGCTTGCGGAACAGGTAGCCCTTACTTTACTACCGATACGGCGGCTGCGTTACGCTCGGCGGAACTTCACGCAGATTGTTTGCTTTGCGCTAAGGCGGTAGACGGCGTGTATTCTAGCGATCCCAAGATTGATATAACAGCAAAAAAATATTCCACAATAAGTTATATGGACGTTATAAGCAAAAATTTACACGCTCTTGACACCACAGCTATCTCAATGTGTATGGAAAACAAAATTCCTATTCTTGTTTTTGCTCTTGCCGACAAAAATAGCATAATTAATGCGGTGGAAGGTAAAAATATTGGCACAATTATTGAATAA
- the ruvX gene encoding Holliday junction resolvase RuvX, translated as MSLDIGDRRIGVALSDKMQIIANPFCTYERTTIERDLAYFASVCFAQDVTVIVSGLPISMNGNENAQTIKTREFASQLSAKTGLEVKFIDERLTTVSAERVLIEGNVSRDKRKGVIDKVAATIILQSYLDYYKK; from the coding sequence ATGAGCTTAGATATCGGCGACAGACGCATAGGCGTTGCGCTTTCCGACAAAATGCAAATAATTGCAAACCCGTTTTGCACCTACGAACGAACTACAATCGAACGTGACCTTGCATATTTTGCTTCTGTTTGTTTTGCGCAAGACGTAACCGTAATTGTGTCGGGGTTACCAATTAGTATGAACGGCAATGAAAATGCCCAAACTATTAAGACTAGGGAATTTGCCTCTCAACTTAGCGCAAAAACGGGTCTTGAAGTTAAGTTTATTGACGAACGATTGACCACTGTTTCGGCGGAACGTGTTTTGATAGAGGGTAATGTATCTAGGGATAAACGCAAAGGCGTTATAGACAAGGTAGCGGCGACCATAATACTACAAAGTTATCTTGATTATTATAAAAAATAA
- a CDS encoding Rrf2 family transcriptional regulator: MKMSAKSRYGLYVSVILSQNYSQAKLITSTELANTIHVGDKYLEQVLSLLKKDGIIVATRGAYGGYLLSKPPQDISVGRVLRACEDNLLIVDCIEGKCNGKHDCIPFKLFNKLYSHINAFLDNISLLQLLEEDK; the protein is encoded by the coding sequence ATGAAAATGTCGGCAAAATCTCGCTATGGACTGTATGTTTCGGTCATTCTTTCTCAAAATTACAGTCAAGCCAAACTAATTACCTCAACCGAGCTTGCAAATACTATTCACGTAGGGGATAAATACCTCGAACAAGTTCTTTCTCTACTTAAAAAAGATGGTATTATTGTTGCGACTAGGGGCGCTTATGGCGGTTACCTGCTTTCTAAACCACCGCAAGATATTTCGGTAGGTAGAGTTTTAAGGGCGTGCGAAGATAACTTACTTATAGTTGATTGTATCGAAGGCAAATGTAACGGCAAACACGACTGTATTCCCTTTAAGCTATTTAACAAACTTTATTCGCATATTAACGCATTTTTAGATAATATTTCGCTTTTACAACTTTTGGAGGAAGATAAATGA
- a CDS encoding DUF1292 domain-containing protein has translation MKDKTEQIPVDEDRVITLTDEDGKELECYHSATIEHEGKSYAFLQPMEETDDLDDDCVIVFEISEDENDPEIFNLLPVEDEALQDTLFELYDKMAEEFEGEECGCGCGCGDECDCDDECDCDDECDCGCDEHKHSAEKCDCNKK, from the coding sequence ATGAAGGATAAGACCGAGCAAATACCAGTTGACGAAGACAGAGTTATAACTCTAACAGACGAGGACGGCAAGGAATTAGAGTGTTATCACTCCGCTACAATCGAGCACGAAGGTAAGAGCTACGCTTTCTTACAACCAATGGAAGAAACCGACGATCTTGACGACGATTGCGTTATTGTATTTGAAATAAGCGAAGACGAGAATGACCCAGAGATATTCAACCTCTTACCGGTAGAAGACGAAGCGTTACAAGACACTTTGTTTGAACTATATGACAAGATGGCTGAGGAATTTGAAGGCGAAGAATGTGGTTGTGGTTGCGGTTGTGGCGACGAATGCGATTGCGACGACGAATGCGATTGTGACGACGAGTGCGATTGCGGTTGTGACGAACACAAACACTCAGCCGAAAAGTGCGATTGCAATAAGAAATAA